In Bradyrhizobium sp. G127, one genomic interval encodes:
- a CDS encoding tetratricopeptide repeat protein, with the protein MIKRLGCIVSVLALGLTLNAPLAHAGKWEDGLKAFARKEYAAAAKFFRPLAEKGNAVAQYRIALMHKMGLGVSKDRKLAQKWSRLAAKQGNTDAQVLLGSLYYKGEGGESDDIARAYMWYDIAATQGNADAKKELATVSNELTPQQIAEARAKAQKCASSSYKQCD; encoded by the coding sequence ATGATCAAACGCCTTGGGTGTATCGTATCTGTGCTTGCCTTGGGATTAACGCTCAACGCTCCCCTCGCTCATGCGGGAAAGTGGGAAGACGGACTCAAGGCTTTTGCACGAAAGGAATACGCCGCCGCCGCAAAATTCTTCCGGCCTCTCGCAGAAAAGGGGAACGCGGTAGCGCAGTATCGAATTGCGTTGATGCATAAAATGGGATTGGGCGTTTCGAAAGACCGCAAGCTGGCTCAGAAATGGAGCCGCCTCGCTGCGAAACAGGGCAACACCGACGCGCAGGTTCTTCTTGGAAGCCTCTACTACAAGGGAGAAGGCGGCGAGTCTGACGACATCGCGCGCGCGTACATGTGGTACGACATTGCTGCGACGCAGGGAAATGCCGACGCCAAGAAAGAACTCGCTACTGTATCAAACGAATTGACCCCCCAGCAGATCGCGGAAGCGCGGGCAAAAGCTCAGAAGTGCGCGTCATCAAGCTATAAGCAATGTGACTGA
- a CDS encoding c-type cytochrome translates to MPLLIGALIAALGAAPSLAQLRGHGGPVRALSVSSDGRTLLSGSFDGSAIHWSLDRDTAEQVLRFHADAVNATALLHDGRAATAGADSRIAIWSSGKTQPDVVLEGHTAPIAALALSPDGLTLASAAWDHTVRLWPLSGGVTRVLEGHSQNVNGIAFSADGKTLVSVSYDLTVRVWPLDSTAAPSVVTLPAPLNSVVVSNDGQIVTAGTDGKVYFLDRAGKYKGETAVGPVPLIAMAMSKDGALLAAADIRGAVAIIDPKARTVTRRLVGPGLPVWSVAFMPDNGTLLTGGADSMIRRWNARTGEPIGTTIQESPNDPLSAYAGDRGAEIFRACVACHTLTPDQGNKAGPTLSGIFGRRIATLPGYNFSEPLKKLDIVWTPETVSKLFEIGPTAYTPGTKMPEQLISSGEDRQALVRFLARATKQ, encoded by the coding sequence GTGCCACTCCTGATTGGCGCACTCATTGCCGCACTGGGTGCGGCTCCTTCGCTCGCTCAATTGCGCGGCCACGGCGGTCCGGTGCGGGCGCTGTCGGTTTCATCCGATGGCCGGACGCTTCTTTCAGGAAGTTTCGACGGCAGTGCGATCCACTGGTCGCTCGACCGCGACACCGCCGAACAGGTCCTCCGATTTCACGCCGATGCTGTCAACGCAACGGCCCTGCTCCACGACGGCCGCGCCGCCACCGCGGGCGCTGACAGCCGCATCGCAATCTGGAGTTCCGGAAAGACGCAGCCTGACGTCGTGCTCGAAGGCCACACCGCCCCAATTGCTGCGCTTGCGCTGTCGCCCGACGGCTTAACACTCGCCTCGGCGGCATGGGATCACACCGTGCGACTTTGGCCCCTCTCCGGCGGCGTGACACGGGTGCTGGAAGGCCATTCTCAGAACGTCAACGGAATCGCGTTTAGCGCTGACGGCAAAACTCTCGTGAGCGTCAGTTATGACCTAACTGTCCGCGTCTGGCCTCTCGACAGCACAGCTGCTCCATCTGTCGTTACCCTGCCCGCACCGCTCAATTCAGTTGTTGTCTCCAATGACGGGCAGATCGTCACCGCCGGCACAGACGGCAAAGTCTATTTTCTCGATCGCGCGGGCAAATATAAGGGCGAGACCGCGGTGGGGCCTGTCCCATTGATTGCGATGGCGATGTCGAAGGACGGCGCCCTGCTTGCGGCCGCCGATATTCGCGGAGCGGTCGCCATCATCGATCCCAAAGCACGCACGGTAACGCGCAGGCTGGTCGGACCGGGGCTTCCTGTGTGGTCTGTCGCGTTTATGCCGGACAATGGCACCCTGCTGACGGGCGGCGCGGACAGTATGATCCGCCGCTGGAATGCGCGCACGGGAGAGCCGATAGGAACGACCATTCAAGAAAGCCCGAACGACCCGCTTTCCGCTTATGCGGGTGACCGCGGTGCAGAAATTTTTCGTGCTTGCGTCGCCTGTCACACGCTCACGCCAGATCAGGGCAACAAGGCCGGCCCCACACTCTCGGGAATTTTCGGACGCAGGATTGCGACCTTGCCGGGCTACAATTTTTCAGAGCCGCTGAAGAAGCTCGATATCGTCTGGACCCCGGAAACCGTGTCTAAGCTTTTCGAGATCGGCCCCACCGCCTATACGCCCGGCACAAAAATGCCTGAGCAACTCATCAGTTCGGGCGAGGACCGACAGGCACTGGTGAGATTTCTCGCGCGGGCCACAAAACAGTGA
- a CDS encoding helix-turn-helix transcriptional regulator gives MDLLTTSEASEYLRLGERKLYELVADGAIPCTKVTGKWLFPREELDRWVLSELILPIGMGPSNPPLIVGGSQDGLLEWSLRESGSGLATLAEGTESGVGRVLRGEAIAAAIHFHTEHDVQDSGEDANVAAVRTIASLHDAVLVGFVRREQGLLLQQGNPKNLTSLADVLSSGATMAVRQPGAGAQMLLDALLKQHGAKPKDLRRLDSPCLTGPDLATAIRAGKADCGIATRAAAKTAGLDFVPLLWENFDLMMRQRSYFKPALQALVNFIVQPALKQRANDLTGYDTAPAGKIRYFA, from the coding sequence ATGGACTTGCTGACCACGAGCGAAGCATCGGAGTACCTGCGGCTGGGGGAGCGCAAGCTTTACGAGCTGGTGGCCGACGGGGCGATCCCTTGCACCAAGGTGACGGGTAAATGGCTTTTCCCGCGTGAAGAGCTTGATAGATGGGTGTTATCAGAACTGATCCTACCGATCGGCATGGGTCCTTCCAATCCACCTTTGATCGTTGGCGGTAGTCAGGATGGGCTGCTCGAGTGGAGCCTGCGCGAGTCCGGCTCTGGTCTTGCAACGCTTGCTGAAGGGACCGAGAGCGGCGTCGGCCGTGTGCTGCGCGGCGAAGCGATCGCCGCAGCGATCCATTTCCATACTGAACATGATGTGCAGGATTCTGGCGAGGATGCCAATGTCGCTGCAGTGCGGACGATCGCCAGTTTGCACGACGCCGTGCTGGTCGGCTTCGTGAGGCGCGAACAGGGCCTGCTGCTCCAACAGGGAAACCCGAAAAATCTCACCAGCCTCGCCGACGTTCTCAGCTCGGGCGCGACGATGGCTGTCAGGCAACCTGGCGCCGGCGCGCAAATGCTGCTCGATGCCCTCTTGAAACAGCATGGCGCAAAGCCGAAGGATCTGCGTCGGCTGGATTCGCCGTGCCTGACCGGGCCTGATCTGGCGACTGCAATTCGCGCCGGCAAAGCGGATTGCGGCATCGCAACGCGTGCAGCGGCCAAGACTGCCGGTCTGGACTTTGTGCCGTTGCTTTGGGAAAATTTCGACCTGATGATGCGTCAGCGCTCATACTTCAAACCGGCGCTGCAAGCGCTGGTGAATTTCATTGTCCAGCCGGCCCTCAAGCAACGCGCCAACGACCTCACGGGCTACGACACTGCACCGGCCGGCAAAATCCGCTATTTCGCCTGA
- a CDS encoding ABC transporter permease, whose protein sequence is MLDGANAWQLIVGCDPALFAIVKLSLAVSLSAVVLAAIVGLPLGALLALMRFPGRSAIVVLVNAFMGLPPVVVGLAVYLLLSRSGPLGDLGILFTPTAMIIAQAVLIVPIIAALTRQTIEDLWIEYRDELSAMDVGPLGRVTTLLWDARFSLLTALLAGFGRAAAEVGAVMIVGGNIDGFTRTMTTAIALETSKGNLPLALGLGVVLVVIVLAINAAAWGARVWSERQAG, encoded by the coding sequence ATGCTGGACGGGGCGAATGCTTGGCAATTAATCGTCGGTTGTGACCCGGCGCTTTTCGCCATCGTCAAACTGTCGCTGGCCGTCAGTCTTTCCGCTGTTGTGCTTGCAGCCATTGTTGGTCTGCCGCTCGGTGCATTGCTTGCGCTGATGCGCTTCCCGGGTCGGAGCGCGATTGTTGTGCTGGTCAACGCGTTCATGGGACTACCGCCCGTCGTGGTTGGCTTGGCGGTTTATCTCCTGCTGTCGCGCTCGGGGCCGCTCGGCGATCTCGGAATCCTGTTTACGCCGACGGCGATGATCATCGCTCAGGCGGTGTTGATTGTGCCGATCATCGCGGCTCTGACACGTCAAACCATTGAAGACCTCTGGATTGAGTATCGCGACGAACTGTCGGCGATGGATGTCGGTCCGCTCGGTCGCGTCACGACGCTGCTTTGGGATGCGCGCTTCAGTCTGCTGACCGCGCTGCTTGCGGGTTTTGGACGCGCGGCGGCGGAAGTTGGCGCGGTCATGATTGTTGGCGGCAATATAGATGGCTTCACCCGCACCATGACCACGGCAATTGCGCTTGAGACGTCGAAGGGCAATCTGCCGCTTGCCCTCGGTCTTGGCGTGGTCCTCGTGGTGATCGTTCTTGCGATCAATGCGGCGGCATGGGGCGCGCGGGTCTGGTCCGAACGGCAGGCGGGATGA
- a CDS encoding ATP-binding cassette domain-containing protein codes for MRAPLTDLPVLFDRVTLRAGATTIIDRLTLTLTPGAPTLVVGPNGAGKSTLLRLCMGLATPTEGSVTWGGRSDAKPTRRAFVFQRPVMLRRTAAANIAYGLAHADYPREQLAARTAELLERVGLLHLATRPARRLSGGEQQRLALARALARDPELLLLDEPTASLDPAATRSVEEIIRHAAQSGIKIVMSSHDLGQVRRLAGDVVFMVRGTVREQAAAENFLKNPSTPEAGAFVRGDLVI; via the coding sequence ATGCGGGCACCGCTGACCGATCTGCCAGTTCTGTTCGACCGCGTAACGCTGCGTGCCGGCGCCACAACGATCATCGATCGCCTCACGCTGACGCTGACACCGGGTGCGCCGACGCTTGTGGTTGGGCCGAACGGTGCGGGGAAAAGCACCCTGTTGCGCCTGTGCATGGGGCTAGCGACGCCAACCGAAGGCAGCGTCACGTGGGGTGGTCGCAGCGACGCGAAGCCAACGCGCCGCGCATTCGTGTTTCAGCGTCCCGTGATGTTGCGCCGAACGGCGGCGGCCAACATCGCCTATGGGCTGGCCCATGCGGATTACCCGCGCGAGCAATTGGCTGCACGCACGGCCGAATTGCTCGAACGCGTCGGTCTGCTGCATCTTGCCACACGTCCCGCTCGTCGCTTGTCCGGCGGCGAACAGCAGCGGTTGGCGCTGGCGCGTGCATTGGCTCGCGATCCGGAACTGCTTCTGCTCGATGAGCCGACCGCGAGTCTCGATCCCGCGGCTACGCGCAGCGTCGAAGAGATCATTCGCCACGCCGCGCAGTCCGGTATCAAGATCGTTATGTCATCGCACGATCTCGGACAGGTCCGGCGTCTCGCCGGCGATGTTGTTTTCATGGTGCGCGGGACAGTGCGTGAGCAGGCCGCCGCCGAAAATTTTCTAAAGAACCCGTCGACGCCGGAGGCCGGGGCCTTCGTGCGCGGCGATCTGGTCATTTGA
- a CDS encoding extracellular solute-binding protein, giving the protein MKRQYASFAFALSLFAAGLATPASAQDKSIVVASTTSTQDSGLFNHILPLFKAKTGVEVKVIAQGTGQALDTARRGDADVVFVHAKPQEEKFIAEGQGVKRFDVMYNDFVLIGPKSDPAGVSGSKDIVAALKTIQGKALPFVSRGDKSGTHSAELALWKQAGVDLETAKGPWYREIGQGMGAALNTAGAMNAYVISDRGTWLSFKNPGDLVIAVEGDKRLFNQYGVILVNPEKHPSVKKDLGQSFIDWLLSSEGQAAIAAYQVNGKQLFFPNAERKAS; this is encoded by the coding sequence ATGAAACGTCAGTACGCTTCTTTTGCCTTCGCGCTCTCGCTGTTCGCGGCGGGGTTAGCAACGCCGGCGTCCGCGCAGGACAAGTCCATCGTCGTGGCTTCCACCACATCCACGCAGGATTCAGGCCTGTTCAATCACATCCTGCCGTTGTTCAAGGCCAAAACCGGCGTCGAGGTGAAGGTCATCGCGCAGGGCACCGGACAGGCGCTTGATACCGCGCGACGCGGCGATGCCGACGTCGTCTTCGTACATGCCAAACCGCAGGAAGAAAAATTCATCGCCGAAGGGCAGGGCGTGAAACGCTTCGATGTGATGTACAATGACTTCGTGCTGATCGGGCCGAAAAGCGATCCGGCCGGCGTCAGCGGATCGAAGGATATCGTCGCGGCCCTGAAAACAATTCAGGGGAAGGCGCTCCCGTTCGTTTCGCGCGGCGACAAATCCGGGACGCATTCCGCTGAACTTGCGCTGTGGAAGCAAGCTGGCGTCGATCTCGAGACAGCGAAGGGACCGTGGTATCGCGAGATCGGTCAGGGCATGGGTGCTGCGCTCAATACGGCGGGCGCAATGAACGCCTATGTGATTTCCGATAGAGGCACGTGGCTTTCCTTCAAGAACCCCGGCGATCTCGTGATCGCGGTCGAAGGTGACAAGCGGCTGTTCAACCAGTACGGCGTGATTCTGGTGAATCCGGAGAAGCATCCCTCAGTGAAGAAAGACTTGGGGCAGAGTTTCATCGATTGGCTGCTCTCATCCGAAGGTCAAGCCGCCATCGCGGCCTATCAGGTCAACGGCAAGCAACTCTTCTTTCCTAATGCCGAAAGGAAGGCATCCTGA
- a CDS encoding molybdopterin-binding protein produces MTQRLPTALTPLDAALRLLLEGVEPVEPIDVSLEDSVGGVAAAVIVEAPHPAFNVAVFDGWALRARDIVGASSYSPLPLPAPPVWVEAGDRVPGDCDCVLDADLVDETGPIFQVLAESFPGLGIRRAGDDIAAGCSIVAPGTRVNAFNMLVARAAGFDRIPVRSPRVGVIDVPSADRNTASSQFMLKFAQAAGAQAVGLQAKGRDAASISAALEGDAYDLLITVGGTGMGRTDTTIAALAERGARLIHGLAVQPGRTAAVGKIGRVPIIAAPGAPEQALAACLMLLQPALDRFTARSPRREMVRPLARKISSSIGVAEIVLLETLDETWMPIAAGQLSLGAIAGADAWLAVPGDSEGYAAGTTVGGLSLRDMM; encoded by the coding sequence ATGACGCAGCGTTTGCCAACCGCGCTCACGCCGCTCGATGCCGCCCTGCGCCTTCTGCTGGAGGGTGTTGAGCCGGTAGAACCCATCGATGTATCGCTAGAAGACTCTGTGGGCGGCGTCGCGGCCGCGGTCATAGTCGAGGCGCCACATCCGGCCTTTAACGTTGCGGTCTTCGATGGTTGGGCACTACGGGCCCGCGATATCGTTGGCGCATCGTCCTACTCCCCATTGCCGCTGCCTGCTCCGCCGGTTTGGGTAGAAGCGGGCGATCGTGTGCCGGGCGATTGTGACTGTGTGCTCGATGCCGATTTGGTCGACGAAACCGGACCGATCTTTCAGGTTCTCGCGGAGTCCTTTCCTGGCCTTGGCATTCGCAGGGCTGGAGACGATATTGCTGCTGGCTGTTCGATTGTCGCGCCGGGAACGCGCGTGAATGCATTTAATATGCTTGTCGCCCGCGCCGCCGGGTTCGACCGTATTCCGGTTCGATCTCCACGCGTGGGCGTGATCGATGTCCCTTCCGCTGATCGCAATACTGCATCCTCGCAATTCATGCTGAAATTTGCACAAGCTGCCGGTGCACAAGCCGTCGGCTTGCAGGCAAAGGGACGCGATGCGGCCAGCATTTCCGCCGCCTTGGAAGGAGACGCTTACGACCTGCTCATAACGGTCGGCGGCACAGGGATGGGCCGCACCGATACGACGATCGCCGCGCTGGCAGAACGCGGAGCCCGTCTGATTCATGGACTTGCGGTGCAGCCGGGGCGCACGGCAGCAGTCGGAAAGATTGGTAGAGTACCGATCATCGCGGCTCCCGGCGCCCCCGAGCAGGCCTTGGCGGCATGTTTGATGCTGCTTCAACCGGCGTTGGACCGGTTCACGGCAAGGTCGCCACGGCGTGAGATGGTTCGCCCCCTCGCGCGCAAAATTTCTTCGTCTATCGGTGTCGCCGAGATTGTATTGCTCGAAACGTTAGATGAGACCTGGATGCCGATTGCCGCTGGACAACTGTCGCTCGGTGCCATCGCCGGCGCTGATGCATGGCTGGCCGTGCCGGGGGACAGCGAAGGTTACGCAGCCGGAACAACGGTTGGCGGGCTTTCTCTTCGCGATATGATGTGA
- a CDS encoding molybdopterin biosynthesis protein yields MIKPKASPNNGNVDQGQFLTILSREEALARFEAALFPRDLAAEDRALADALGLVVANDVVAVVDVPPFDRSNVDGFAVRSADLAMAGEALPIRLNLNGEVIACGTVPQLPVTQSTATPIATGGPIPRGADAIVMVEHTQPAGAAAINIRRATSPGQFVSYAGSDIARGEVVLRAGTLIGSREIGMLAASGVARVSVAQRPRVAVISTGDELVQPGQPLRPAAIFDTNGAIVTAAVSENGGEVHFLGAFPDDEDKLEAVMREALASSDMLILSGGTSKGEGDVSHRIVARLGKPGIIAHGVALKPGKPLCLAVCDGKPVVVLPGFPTSAMFTFHDMIVPVLRRLAGLPPRNDARVTAKVPVRIASELGRTEFVMVSLVEGDDGLIAYPTGKGSGAITSFAQADGFLKIDALAEQMPAGAEVEVTLFTPHVRVPDLVIVGSHCTGLDIVTAPLAHDGLSVRSISVGSLGGLSAARRGECDLAPIHLLDEKTDTYNTPFLVEGLELAPGYRRMQGIVFRTGDKRFEGLGAEEAVRSALKDPSCLMVNRNQGAGTRILIDRLLGEARPDGYWNQPRSHNAVAAAVAQNRADWGMTIAPVARAAGLGFIPFAEEHYDFALVTSRKQRSAVQAFLDALRSAEVRKALEQAGFRPA; encoded by the coding sequence ATGATCAAGCCGAAGGCATCGCCAAACAACGGAAACGTCGATCAAGGTCAGTTCCTGACCATCCTGTCGCGTGAAGAAGCGCTTGCGCGCTTCGAGGCAGCCCTCTTTCCGCGCGATCTGGCGGCCGAGGACCGCGCGCTGGCCGACGCGCTGGGTCTCGTTGTGGCAAACGATGTTGTTGCTGTTGTCGACGTTCCACCGTTCGATCGCTCCAATGTCGATGGCTTTGCCGTGCGTTCGGCCGATCTTGCCATGGCGGGCGAAGCATTGCCGATCCGCCTGAATCTGAACGGCGAAGTGATTGCGTGCGGCACCGTGCCGCAATTGCCGGTGACACAGAGCACGGCGACGCCGATTGCGACGGGAGGTCCCATTCCGCGCGGCGCGGACGCCATCGTCATGGTCGAGCACACGCAGCCGGCGGGCGCGGCTGCGATCAATATCAGGCGCGCGACGTCTCCCGGACAATTTGTGTCTTATGCAGGCTCCGACATTGCGCGGGGCGAGGTTGTGCTGCGCGCAGGAACGCTGATCGGCTCACGCGAAATCGGCATGCTTGCGGCATCTGGTGTCGCACGCGTGTCCGTAGCGCAAAGGCCGCGCGTGGCGGTCATTTCCACAGGCGACGAGTTGGTTCAGCCCGGCCAGCCGCTACGCCCCGCCGCAATCTTCGATACCAATGGCGCGATCGTAACGGCTGCCGTGTCCGAGAATGGCGGCGAAGTCCATTTCCTGGGCGCGTTTCCCGATGACGAGGACAAACTCGAAGCCGTGATGCGCGAAGCATTGGCAAGCAGCGACATGCTCATTCTGTCCGGCGGCACGTCGAAAGGCGAGGGTGATGTTTCTCATCGTATCGTCGCGCGGCTCGGCAAACCCGGCATCATTGCGCACGGGGTCGCACTGAAGCCCGGCAAGCCGCTGTGCCTTGCGGTATGCGACGGCAAACCGGTTGTCGTCCTGCCGGGTTTTCCGACGTCGGCGATGTTCACGTTCCACGACATGATCGTGCCGGTGCTGCGCCGTCTTGCGGGGTTACCGCCGCGCAATGATGCGCGGGTGACTGCGAAGGTACCGGTGCGAATTGCTTCAGAGCTTGGTCGGACGGAATTCGTGATGGTGTCGCTGGTCGAAGGCGATGACGGACTGATTGCTTATCCGACCGGCAAGGGCTCCGGCGCGATCACGTCGTTCGCACAGGCTGATGGCTTTCTGAAGATCGATGCACTGGCCGAGCAGATGCCGGCGGGCGCCGAGGTGGAGGTCACGCTGTTTACACCGCATGTGCGCGTGCCCGATCTCGTGATCGTCGGCAGCCATTGCACAGGGCTCGATATCGTTACGGCGCCTTTGGCGCACGACGGTCTGTCGGTGCGGTCGATTTCAGTCGGAAGTCTGGGCGGATTGTCGGCGGCGCGGCGCGGGGAATGCGACCTCGCACCGATCCATCTGCTCGACGAAAAAACCGACACATACAATACGCCTTTTCTTGTTGAAGGTCTTGAACTCGCGCCTGGCTATAGGCGTATGCAGGGCATTGTGTTCCGCACGGGCGACAAGCGGTTTGAAGGTCTCGGCGCGGAGGAGGCGGTGCGATCTGCGCTGAAGGACCCGTCATGCCTGATGGTCAATCGCAACCAGGGTGCGGGTACGCGCATTCTGATCGATCGCCTGTTGGGGGAGGCCCGGCCCGACGGCTACTGGAATCAGCCGCGCTCCCACAACGCGGTGGCCGCTGCGGTGGCGCAAAATCGCGCCGACTGGGGCATGACCATCGCGCCGGTCGCGCGCGCGGCAGGTCTTGGATTTATTCCGTTCGCCGAGGAGCATTACGACTTCGCGCTTGTGACGTCGCGCAAGCAGCGCTCTGCTGTTCAGGCGTTTCTCGACGCGCTCCGCTCGGCGGAGGTTCGAAAGGCACTGGAGCAGGCGGGGTTCCGTCCGGCGTAG
- the mobA gene encoding molybdenum cofactor guanylyltransferase MobA, with product MTDDQPSTLGVLLAGGLARRMGGGDKPMKTIGGHTILERVIARLAPQCDGLILNANGDPARFASFGLPVVADTVEGFAGPLAGVLTALDWAAAHRPDVEWVLSAATDCPFLPRDLVARLQHARIEQGAQLAVAASGEQTHPVIGLWNVALRGELRHALVVEDIRKIDRWTARYKLATVTWPTELLDPFFNANTVEDIAEAERLAALDGA from the coding sequence ATGACTGACGACCAGCCTTCGACCCTTGGTGTACTGCTCGCTGGCGGCCTTGCGCGGCGCATGGGTGGCGGCGACAAGCCGATGAAAACCATCGGCGGCCACACCATCCTCGAGCGTGTCATCGCGCGGCTTGCGCCGCAATGCGACGGGCTCATTCTCAATGCCAATGGCGATCCGGCGCGCTTCGCGTCGTTCGGGCTGCCTGTCGTCGCTGACACCGTTGAGGGATTTGCCGGGCCTCTCGCTGGCGTTCTCACAGCCCTCGACTGGGCTGCGGCGCACAGGCCTGATGTCGAATGGGTGCTCAGTGCCGCGACAGACTGTCCCTTCCTGCCTCGGGATCTCGTAGCGCGACTTCAACACGCACGAATCGAGCAAGGCGCGCAACTTGCCGTCGCCGCCTCCGGCGAACAAACCCATCCGGTCATCGGACTCTGGAACGTCGCGCTACGAGGCGAACTGCGTCACGCGCTGGTGGTGGAAGACATCCGCAAGATCGACCGCTGGACGGCACGTTACAAACTGGCGACAGTCACATGGCCGACCGAACTGCTCGATCCCTTCTTCAATGCCAATACGGTCGAGGATATCGCCGAGGCGGAGCGGCTCGCGGCTTTAGACGGCGCGTAA
- a CDS encoding formate dehydrogenase accessory sulfurtransferase FdhD: protein MPTPRVMPDPKNPRLTERVTGIDQTGAPIEINVPVERALTLYLNSQEIVTMMTINDYPEYLALGYLLNQNMLKPDDVVTEVVYDDDLQVVVVYTERGTNFEEKLKKKTLTSGCAQGTAFGDLMEAIEGASLPYAELRTSWLYQMTHAVNTAPSLYLEAGAIHGCVLCKEGEPVCYMEDVGRHNAVDKIAGWAWRHKIDVADKIMYTTGRLTSEMVIKTVRMGIPILVSRSGFTAWGVQLARQVGLTLVGRTKGKRFIALSGQERIVFDQNLEFVAEESARHRRKGSDDD from the coding sequence ATGCCCACCCCGCGCGTGATGCCGGATCCGAAGAACCCGCGACTGACCGAGCGCGTCACTGGTATCGATCAGACCGGCGCGCCTATCGAGATCAATGTGCCGGTAGAGCGCGCGCTGACGCTCTATCTGAATTCCCAGGAGATCGTCACCATGATGACGATCAACGATTATCCAGAATATCTGGCGCTCGGCTATCTGCTCAACCAGAACATGCTCAAGCCCGACGATGTTGTAACAGAAGTGGTCTACGACGATGATTTGCAAGTGGTTGTCGTCTACACCGAACGCGGCACGAACTTCGAGGAAAAGCTGAAGAAGAAAACGCTGACCTCCGGCTGCGCACAGGGCACCGCTTTCGGCGATCTGATGGAAGCGATCGAAGGTGCGTCGCTGCCTTATGCCGAGTTACGCACGTCATGGCTGTATCAGATGACCCACGCGGTCAACACTGCGCCCTCGCTCTATCTCGAAGCGGGCGCCATTCATGGCTGCGTGCTGTGCAAGGAAGGCGAGCCGGTTTGCTACATGGAGGACGTCGGCCGGCACAATGCGGTCGACAAAATCGCGGGCTGGGCCTGGCGTCACAAAATCGATGTCGCCGACAAGATCATGTATACGACAGGCCGCCTCACCTCCGAAATGGTGATCAAGACGGTGCGCATGGGCATCCCCATTCTGGTCTCGCGGTCCGGCTTTACCGCCTGGGGCGTTCAGCTTGCGCGGCAAGTGGGGCTGACCCTGGTCGGACGCACAAAGGGCAAGCGATTCATCGCGCTTTCCGGACAGGAGCGGATTGTGTTCGACCAGAACCTCGAATTCGTCGCAGAAGAATCCGCGCGTCATCGCCGCAAGGGCAGCGACGATGACTGA